A window from Drosophila willistoni isolate 14030-0811.24 chromosome XR unlocalized genomic scaffold, UCI_dwil_1.1 Seg143, whole genome shotgun sequence encodes these proteins:
- the LOC6646413 gene encoding spliceosome-associated protein CWC27 homolog, with product MSNIYIQEPLTSGKVLLKTTVGDIDIELWARECPKACRNFVQLCLEGYYNNTYFHRLVKGFIVQGGDPNGDGTGGDSIYGHPFKDEFHSRLRYTRRGLLGMANSGKDDNASQFFFTFDATPELQNKNTLFGKVTGDTIYNMLKLEEGMVDHQERPMHAHRIVATEVLSNPFDDIVPRSLNKTEAKPKKNKKQRQGVKNFGLLSFGEEAEDDEQETNVYVKKNAGKAKSLHDATDDPKLSKEAIQISKLENPDCEDHISDGNQEEQQKESNIKTHSASELIKKKLAKSKNPGDLPAKTPVSDGDDEDMDYDKDQLMTREQEHKLKISKEKIKIREEIASLKKQYQMDKISKDKLLMNNANDKKSSKPDIKGDVDNHYIEDFLKSKELYTKKTKLSTSKDVSREEFTLKLLSKFRSKLDNIKQKSETDDDAADTSKPSTDDSEVEKEIVGDDWLAHTLNFNGGAVAPVLAKDANNKGDDWYDAYDPRNPLNKRKRGDIKSSHKSKSSKHI from the exons ATGAGCAATATCTATATACAGGAACCGCTGACGTCGGGCAAGGTCCTTCTGAAGACCACAGTGGGTGATATTGATATCGAGTTGTGGGCTCGCGAGTGCCCCAAAGCCTGCCGAAACTTTGTCCAGCTATGCCTAGAGGGATACTACAACAACACTTATTTTCATCGCCTGGTAAAGGGATTTATTGTCCAGGGTGGTGATCCGAATGGCGACGGAACTGGCGGCGATTCCATTTATGGACATCCATTTAAGGATGAATTCCATTCAAGACTGCGCTACACACGCCGGGGTCTGCTAGGAATGGCCAATTCAGGAAAGGATGACAATGCTTCACAattctttttcacttttgATGCAACACCAGagttgcaaaataaaaatactcTGTTCGGCAAGGTAACAGGTGACACCATTTACAATATGCTTAAACTGGAAGAGGGTATGGTAGATCATCAGGAACGACCTATGCACGCCCATCGTATTGTAGCAACCGAAGTACTTAGCAATCCCTTTGATGACATTGTCCCACGATCTCTAAATAAGACGGAAGCAAAAcccaagaaaaacaaaaagcaaagacAAGGCGTTAA AAATTTTGGCCTGCTGTCTTTTGGTGAAGAAGCCGAAGATGATGAACAAGAAACAAATGTCTATGTGAAGAAAAATGCAGGTAAAGCGAAATCTTTGCACGATGCGACGGATGATCCGAAACTAAGTAAAGAAGCCATTCAAATATCCAAATTGGAGAATCCTGATTGCGAAGATCATATATCCGACGGCAATCAAGAGGAGCAACAAAAGGAATCAAATATAAAAACCCACTCGGCATCAGAACTGATCaagaagaagttagcaaaatcaaaaaaccctGGCGATCTTCCAGCCAAAACCCCGGTTagtgatggtgatgatgaagATATGGATTATGATAAGGACCAACTAATGACCAGAGAGCAAGAACACAAGCTCAAGATCTCAAAAGAAAA AATTAAAATACGGGAGGAAATTGCCTCTCTTAAGAAACAATATCAAATGGATAAAATCTCAAAAGATAAACTGCTTATGAACAACGCTAATGATAAGAAATCCAGCAAACCTGATATCAAAGGGGACGTGGACAATCATTATATTGAAGATTTCCTCAAATCAAAAGAGCTTTATACAAAGAAAACCAAACTATCCACTTCCAAAGATGTTTCAcg GGAAGAATTTACACTAAAATTGCTTTCAAAATTCCGATCTAAATTGGataatattaaacaaaaatccgAAACGGATGATGATGCGGCCGACACTTCTAAGCCATCCACCGATGACAGTGAAgtagaaaaagaaattgttgGAGATGACTGGCTGGCGCATACTTTGAATTTCAATGGTGGAGCAGTGGCTCCAGTTTTGGCCAAGGATGCAAATAATAAGGGCGATGACTGGTACGATGCCTACGATCCTCGCAATCCACTTAATAAGCGAAAGCGGGGGGACATAAAATCTTCACATAAATCCAAATCATCGAAACATATATAG
- the LOC6646414 gene encoding kinesin-like protein Klp68D has translation MSAKSKRPGTANGQQQQTPNECVQVVVRCRPMSNRERSEGSPEVVSVYPNRGVVELQNLIDVNKEQRKVFTYDAAYDASATQTTLYHEVVFPLVSSVLEGFNGCIFAYGQTGTGKTFTMEGARGNDELIGIIPRTFEQIWLHINRTENFQFLVDVSYLEIYMEELRDLLKPKQSKQLEVRERGSGVYVPNLHAINCKSVEDMSRVMQLGNKNRTVGFTNMNAHSSRSHAIFMIKIEMCDTETNTIKVGKLNLIDLAGSERQSKTGASAERLKEASKINLALSSLGNVISALAESSPHVPYRDSKLTRLLQDSLGGNSKTIMIANIGPSNYNYNETLTTLRYASRAKSIQNQPIKNEDPQDAKLREYQEEIERLKRLIAPQQQQRSEKQAANKKPRAKRPKPKEQQLALATTTNTEPEVEEEESTDSEADKENEAEVAKSNEELEKERVENAKLAAKLAELEGQLVRGGKNLLDTYSERQIELEKKLVEIAERKKREIEIQQQLELQEETTLEIRERNISLEQEVELKKRKLSKCYAKYLALQQELNDCKHDHNQDLRELEMAQNELVKELKRQLLIIDNFVPIEVKQRLYTQAKYDEEQEEWKFSSLPLPMSLTPDGKFGSKRPVSHPQRRRPTSEYALQEAKSNSPSSLRFKSENIVGYELEMPCRTTQEYRTPKVSASLQAVLAQAMQTGSDDIDIVDSHTNSLRNRLENIINGSSGGGNGGGSPVGQGNGIVPAHAITPGSGGVGGSNGGVGGGVRSIKSSRGLPSADSNRRPPTGRVPSKKPASAYPKARGLVNK, from the exons ATGAGTGCCAAGAGTAAACGCCCCGGGACGGCAAAtggtcagcagcagcagacgcCAAATGAGTGTGTTCAAGTGGTTGTCCGATGTCGTCCCATGAGCAATCGTGAACGTTCCGAGGGCTCCCCCGAAGTGGTCTCCGTCTATCCGAATCGTGGTGTTGTGGAACTACAAAATCTGATTGATGTGAATAAGGAGCAACGGAAGGTCTTTACCTATGATGCAGCCTATGATGCCAGCGCCACACAGACAACTCTCTATCACGAAGTGGTCTTTCCATTGGTCAGCTCTGTGCTAGAGGGTTTTAATGGTTGCATTTTTGCCTATGGCCAGACGGGTACTGGCAAAACCTTCACCATGGAGGGAGCCAGAGGCAATGATGAACTGATAGGCATTATTCCACGGACATTTGAGCAAATTTGGCTGCATATTAATCGCACAGagaattttcaatttcttgtGGATGTATCCTATCTGGAAATCTATATGGAAGAGCTGAGGGATTTGCTTAAGCCCAAGCAATCCAAGCAATTGGAAGTACGTGAGCGTGGCTCTGGCGTTTATGTACCCAATCTGCATGCCATCAACTGCAAGAGTGTCGAAGATATGTCTCGAGTGATGCAGCTGGGTAACAAGAATCGCACGGTTGGTTTCACCAACATGAACGCGCATAGTTCACG CTCACATGCCATTTTTATGATCAAAATCGAAATGTGCGACACAGAGACGAATACAATAAAGGTAGGCAAATTGAATCTAATCGATCTGGCGGGCAGTGAACGTCAATCGAAAACGGGTGCATCTGCTGAACGCCTCAAGGAAGCCAGTAAAATCAATTTGGCTCTTTCCTCACTGGGCAATGTTATATCCGCCCTGGCTGAGAGTTCACCCCATGTACCGTATAGGGATTCGAAGTTAACGAGATTACTCCAGGATTCGCTGGGTGGGAATTCCAAGACCATTATGATAGCCAATATTGGACCATCAAATTATAATTACAATGAGACATTAACAACATTGCGGTATGCTTCGCGAGCGAAATCCATACAGAATCAGCCCATCAAGAACGAGGACCCTCAGGATGCCAAGCTTAGGGAGTATCAAGAGGAAATTGAGCGTCTCAAGCGGTTAATAGCaccacagcagcaacagcgaAGTGAGAAACAGGCAGCTAATAAAAAACCACGTGCTAAGAGACCCAAGCCTAAGGAACAACAATTGGCATtggccaccaccaccaacacagAGCCCGAGGTGGAAGAAGAAGAGTCAACCGATTCTGAAGCGGACAAAGAAAATGAGGCAGAGGTGGCCAAATCGAATGAGGAGCTAGAAAAAGAGCGTGTGGAGAATGCTAAATTGGCAGCCAAATTGGCCGAATTGGAAGGCCAATTAGTTAGGGGTGGCAAAAATTTGCTGGATACCTATAGTGAACGTCAAATTGAGCTGGAAAAGAAATTGGTTGAGATAGCTGAGCGAAAGAAACGGGAAATTGAAATCCAACAGCAATTGGAACTGCAAGAGGAGACCACATTGGAAATACGTGAACGCAACATCTCCCTGGAGCAAGAAGTTGAGCTGAAAAAGCGTAAATTGTCCAAATGTTACGCCAAATATTTGGCATTACAGCAGGAACTAAATGACTGCAAACACGATCATAACCAGGATCTACGTGAACTGGAGATGGCACAGAATGAGCTGGTTAAAGAGTTGAAACGTCAGCTCTTAATCATTGACAATTTTGTGCCCATTGAGGTAAAGCAACGTCTGTACACGCAGGCCAAATACGACGAGGAGCAAGAGGAATGGAAATTTTCATCGCTGCCACTGCCGATGTCCTTGACACCGGATGGTAAATTTGGCAGCAAACGTCCCGTATCGCATCCACAGCGTAGGCGCCCTACCTCTGAATATGCTCTACAGGAGGCTAAATCTAATTCACCCAGCTCATTGCGTTTCAAGAGCGAGAATATTGTCGGCTATGAATTGGAAATGCCCTGTCGTACCACGCAGGAATACCGCACACCCAAAGTGTCAGCCTCCTTGCAGGCTGTCCTAGCCCAGGCCATGCAAACGGGCAGCGATGATATCGATATTGTAGATTCCCATACCAATTCGCTGCGCAATCGCCTCGAGAATATTATAAACGGCAGTAGTGGTGGAGGAAATGGTGGAGGATCACCAGTTGGCCAAGGAAATGGTATTGTACCTGCACACGCGATTACTCCTGGTAGTGGCGGCGTTGGTGGTAGCAatggtggtgttggtggcgGTGTCCGCAGTATAAAATCCAGTCGTGGTCTGCCCAGTGCGGACTCAAATCGCCGTCCACCCACTGGTCGTGTGCCTAGCAAAAAACCAGCCTCGGCCTATCCCAAAGCTCGGGGATTGGTGAACAAATAA
- the LOC6646415 gene encoding 2-amino-3-ketobutyrate coenzyme A ligase, mitochondrial — MSIFSKILLLRCAAGGGGGTGAYRHYSVPAQNHLRELLSTQLANIKEAGTFKAERIITSAQSTEITVQGSDKKILNFCANNYLGLANNEEIVEYSQNLLSKYGAGLSSVRFICGTQDIHKQLEKKIAQFHGREDTILYASCFDANAGLFEAILTPDDAVFSDELNHASIIDGIRLCKAKKQRYKHRNLDDLEQKLKNDSDSRLKLIATDGVFSMDGNIAPLARIVELAKKYNALVFVDECHATGFFGATGRGTEEYAQVMGEVDIINSTLGKALGGASGGYTTGPTELITFLRQKSRPYLFSNTLPPAVVAVGLKVMDMLLSSSELTQRVQSNTQRFRSAMTKAGFTIAGENHPICPVMLGDARLASKFADEMLTRGIYVIGFSYPVVPEGKARIRVQISAAHTETDIDRAIAAFIEVGRSLKVIQ; from the exons ATGTCAATTTTCTCGAAAATTTTGCTATTACGATgtgctgctggtggtggaGGTGGAACTGGAG CCTATCGCCATTACAGTGTCCCGGCACAGAATCATTTACGTGAATTATTGAGCACTCAATTGGCCAATATTAAGGAGGCAGGGACCTTTAAGGCTGAACGTATTATAACATCAGCACAAAGCACCGAAATTACTGTCCAAGGTAGTGATAAAAAGATACTCAACTTTTGTGCCAATAACTATTTGGGATTGGCG AATAATGAGGAAATTGTCGAGTATAGTCAGAATTTATTGTCCAAATATGGAGCTGGCTTGAGTTCAGTTCGCTTTATTTGTGGCACTCAGGATATACACAAGCAGTTGGAGAAAAAGATAGCCCAATTTCATGGAAGAGAAGATACCATACTCTATGCCTCGTGTTTTGATGCCAATGCTGGTCTCTTTGAGGCAATTCTAACTCCCGATGATGCTGTCTTTTCGGATGAACTGAATCACGCCTCGATTATTGATGGTATACGTCTTTGCAAGGCCAAGAAGCAACGCTATAAGCATCGCAATCTTGATGATTTGGAGCAAAAGCTGAAAAATGACAGTGATTCGAGATTAAAATTGATTGCCACCGATGGAGTATTCTCCATGGATGGCAATATAGCTCCATTGGCACGAATTGTCGAATTGGCCAAGAAATACAATGCCTTAGTATTTGTCGATGAATGCCATGCGACGGGTTTCTTTGGTGCCACCGGACGTGGCACTGAAGAGTATGCCCAAGTTATGGGCGAAGTTGATATTATTAATTCCACTCTTGGCAAGGCGCTTGGTGGCGCCTCTGGAGGCTATACCACTGGGCCAACTGAGCTAATTACATTTTTGCGTCAAAAATCGCGGCCCTATCTATTCTCGAACACATTGCCCCCGGCCGTGGTTGCAGTTGGCCTAAAGGTAATGGATATGCTGCTCAGCTCAAGCGAGCTAACCCAACGTGTCCAGAGTAATACACAGCGTTTCCGTAGTGCCATGACCAAGGCTGGTTTCACCATAGCCGGTGAAAATCATCCCATTTGTCCAGTAATGCTAGGGGATGCACGTCTCGCATCTAAATTTGCTGATGAAATGCTAA CTCGCGGTATTTATGTTATTGGCTTTAGTTATCCGGTGGTTCCTGAAGGCAAGGCCCGCATTCGTGTACAGATTTCAGCTGCTCATACTGAGACGGATATCgatcgtgccattgctgcctTTATCGAAGTGGGACGCTCCTTGAAAGTCATTCAATAA